One part of the Humulus lupulus chromosome 9, drHumLupu1.1, whole genome shotgun sequence genome encodes these proteins:
- the LOC133801153 gene encoding berberine bridge enzyme-like 21, translated as MGKTRMLHISVFLVLSLLALSTASDSLYSSFLQCLKNHTNASDRVSDSVYSQSNSSYNSVLQNYIRNALYNTSSSNKPLLIVTATHESHVQATIVCTKQIGLQLKTRSGGHDYAGRSYVSDEKFIILDMFNLRSISVNVADQTVWVQAGATLGEIYYRIWEKSKVLAFPAGICPTVGAGGHITGGGYGNLIRKYGLAVDYVFDAQIVNVKGEILDRKLMGEDLFWAIRGGGAGSFGVVLSYKLRLVPVPETVTVFRVEKILDQGQNVTDVVSQWQQVAPTIDDNLFMRILVQPISSKVKKGTKTIRISVIAEYLGNANELVSLLGKEFPLLGLKKEDCKEMNWIDSVLFWANYVNGTSPNVLLDRLLNQARFGIRKSDYVQTPISKDGLEWIWKKMIELGKTGLVFNPYGGKMNKISPSETPFPHRAGNLFKIQYSVNWDDPNVELQKNYTTEVRRLFSYMTPFVSKNPRSAFLNYRDLDIGVNNFGKDSYEQGKVYGVKYFGQNFDRLVKVKTAVDPENFFWSEQSIPTFPSKA; from the coding sequence ATGGGGAAAACCAGAATGCTTCATATTTCTGTCTTTTTGGTTCTTAGCCTCTTAGCTCTATCAACTGCCTCAGATTCTCTCTACAGCTCTTTCCTCCAATGCTTAAAGAATCACACCAATGCTAGTGACCGAGTTTCCGACTCAGTCTATTCCCAATCAAACTCGTCGTACAACTCTGTACTCCAGAACTACATCCGAAACGCCTTGTACAACACCTCCTCCTCCAACAAACCCCTTCTCATTGTCACGGCCACGCACGAGTCGCACGTCCAAGCCACCATAGTCTGCACCAAACAGATTGGCCTCCAACTCAAAACCCGAAGCGGTGGCCATGACTATGCCGGAAGATCGTATGTCTCCGACGAAAAGTTTATCATTCTCGACATGTTTAACCTCCGATCGATCTCCGTCAACGTCGCCGACCAAACGGTTTGGGTTCAGGCTGGGGCGACACTTGGCGAAATCTACTACAGAATCTGGGAGAAGAGCAAAGTCCTCGCCTTCCCCGCCGGGATATGCCCCACAGTCGGCGCCGGAGGCCACATAACCGGCGGAGGGTACGGGAACCTGATAAGGAAGTATGGTTTGGCCGTTGATTACGTCTTCGACGCTCAGATAGTAAACGTTAAAGGAGAAATTCTTGACAGAAAATTAATGGGGGAAGACCTTTTTTGGGCCATTCGAGGAGGTGGAGCGGGGAGTTTTGGTGTTGTTTTGTCGTACAAGTTGAGATTAGTACCAGTTCCTGAAACCGTCACTGTTTTCAGAGTGGAGAAAATATTGGACCAAGGCCAGAACGTGACTGATGTTGTTTCTCAGTGGCAACAAGTGGCGCCTACGATAGACGACAATCTTTTCATGAGGATTTTGGTGCAGCCAATCAGTTCGAAAGTGAAGAAAGGTACGAAAACTATTAGAATTTCTGTCATAGCTGAGTATCTTGGAAACGCAAACGAATTGGTGTCGTTATTAGGGAAGGAGTTTCCTTTGTTGGGTTTAAAGAAGGAAGATTGTAAGGAAATGAATTGGATAGACTCTGTTCTTTTTTGGGCTAATTATGTTAATGGGACCTCTCCAAATGTTCTCCTTGATCGATTGCTTAACCAAGCTAGATTTGGCATACGAAAATCGGATTATGTTCAGACTCCGATTTCGAAAGATGGGCTGGAATGGATTTGGAAGAAGATGATCGAGTTAGGCAAAACCGGGCTCGTTTTTAATCCTTATGGTGGGAAAATGAACAAAATCTCACCGTCTGAGACTCCTTTCCCACACCGAGCTGGGAACTTGTTTAAGATTCAGTACTCAGTGAATTGGGACGACCCTAATGTAGAGTTGCAGAAGAACTACACTACCGAGGTTAGAAGACTTTTCAGTTACATGACTCCATTTGTGTCCAAAAATCCCAGAAGTGCGTTCTTGAATTACAGGGACTTAGATATTGGTGTTAATAACTTTGGTAAAGACAGCTATGAACAAGGAAAAGTTTATGGGGTCAAGTACTTTGGTCAGAATTTTGATAGGTTGGTCAAGGTCAAGACTGCTGTCGATCCAGAAAATTTCTTCTGGAGTGAACAAAGTATCCCAACTTTTCCAAGTAAGGCCTAG